The sequence GGATTTGCCATTCCCATCCTTCAAGGCACAGCGGAGACGAAGCCTGCGATGACGAATGTGGCCCTGAGTCATATCTCAGCCTTGGTGAAGCCTGTGACGAAGGGATGCATCGAGGTCTTCGCCTTTGATGCCAACAGCCAAACCTATTTTTGGTTATCCCGACTTGGCCAGCATGAGACAGCCCCTTCCTTGACGCGCTATCTGCTCACCGGTGTGGATGTGAAACATCCGGTGACGGTGCGTGCGCGGGTGTCTCTCCAGTTTGCGGAACTGTATGCGCTGGATGACATCTCCCTGATTCAGCATCGGGAGGTTTATCGGCTGATGGCTCAGTCGATCATGGCCTTTGACGATGAACAAACAGGCAAGGGCAGTGAATACCAGGAGCGCGCAGTGAAGATGCTGAAGACGGCGCTCGGCAAGTCCCGCAGCGGCCAGCGCATTGCCCTGAACGTGACCAACACGAACCGCCCGATTCGCTCTGGCTCTCGGTATTCCATCCGCAGATTCCGATGAACAACGCACTCACCATCCTTGATGATTTTTTCCCCGAGTATGAGGCCATTCGGGCCTTTGCTCTGACGCATGACTTTGACCAAGCGCCCGAGTATGACGGCCACAAGTATCCCGGCTTTGCCCCGATCAAAGACCCGCGCTTCGGCGAGTATCTGGCGGGGCTTTTAAGCGAGGTCACGGGCTGTCGCGTCGGCATCCGCATGGCCTGTTTTACGGCGGGCCGTGAGAACTTCGAAACGGTGCAATGGATTCACGCGGATACGCTGTGCTCCAGTCATGCGGGCGTGGTGTATCTGTTTGACCGGCCTGGCTATGGCACGGCATTCTGGCGGCATCGTGAGTTAGGCGAGGACTCCCTGACGAGGGCTTCACGCGAGTGCCTGAATGCGGAGGCTTTGGCCGCACGGTTGCAACACGATGGGCAGACCGAAGCCGCTTGGCAAAGGACCGATTATGCCGACTCCCGAAAGAACCGCCTGATCTTTTATCCATCAGACCGGTTTCACTCCCGCTATCCTCAGCAGGCGTTTGGGGATGCTCCTGACAACTGCCGCCTGACTTTGGCGATCTTCTTTGACATCCTGCCATGATCCGCCGCCTTCATCCTTGGGAGCTGAGCGATGTGATTCCCATCGCTCGGGAGTTCCATGGTGTGGCCCAACTGGGGGGCGAGTTTGATGAAGCGAACTTTATGGCGCATCTGAACCGTTTCAGGATGGATGGAAGGCTGTATGCGGTCGGGAGCTACATTGAGGATCGTTTGGTCGGTGCACTGGTGGGGATTCTCGCGCCGCATTTCATGTGCCGGATCTTCCTGGCTCAGGAGCTTTTCTGGTATGTGATGCCCGAGCATCGAGCAGGCAGCGAGTCCCTGCGCATGGTGAAGGACTTCGAAGCTTGGGCCCGAGAACGAAAGGCCTTTGCCTGCATCATGGCCACTTTCCACAACGCTGATCCTGACCAGCGCCTGCCTGCCGTCTTTGAGCGCCTGGGCTTTCCTGCCATCGAAACTCATCACTTTAAACCTCTCTGATCATGGCCGTTACCACAGCCGCTGTTGCCGTTGCCGCCGGTGCCACTGTCGCCGCTTCTCAAGTGTCCAAAAAGGGCGCGCAGGATGCGGCTGCCCAGTTCGATAAAGTGCAATACAACCCGAAGTCGGCAGCCAAGCGGGTGAATCAATACATGCCCGTGGCCTTTGGCGGAGGCACGGCGTTCAAGGACATGCAGGAAATGACCAATGAGATCGTCCTGCAACAGCTCCGAGGGCAGGTCTCCCCAGAGACACAGACGATGATCGGGCGGCAGATGCTCGGCACGGGTGCCACCGACATGGGGCCAGGTGCCGTAAACCAACTTTACACCGGTTACCTTGGCCTCACACAAGAGGATGTGAAGAGCCAAGGCATTCAACAGTATCGCAGTCTCTATGCGCAGTATCAGCAGGCGGTCGATAAACAGGCTTCGGCTCAATACACTTCGGATCTCAATCGAGCGACCGCACGTGCCGCAGGGATCCAAGGCGAAGCGGATGCGACGGCGAGCATGATCCAAGGTCTCGGAAGCCTCGTAGGTGGCTACGTCGGCGGCGGCATGGGGGGCATGCTCAACGGCGGTGGCGCTGGAGGTATGTTTGGTGCGGGAACCAATGCCGCAGGCGGTGCCCAGCCATCTAGCGCTTACTTCACCGCGATGGCTCAAGCTGGCCGCAACCCCTACCCGCAAGGGATGACGGCCTTGTAATCACCTTTCCCATGTCTCTTCCTACGATCTCCAGCATCCCCCTGCCCGACTCGCGCGCTGGCCTGACTACGGCAGGCGCTTTTTTGTCGGCCTATAACGAAGCGAGTCAGCTCGCTATGCAGCAGGAGCAGTTGGCTTCTGACCTGCAAATGCGTGACCATCAGATGCAGCGTCAGGATCAGCTCATGCGATGGGAAGGTGAGGATCGGCAGTATCAAAACGATGTCATCCGCCCGTTGGAAGAACAGAAGATGCGGTTAGGCAATGCCTCGGAGATCCTGGGACTTCAGCAACAGGGAGCAGACCTGCGCTACCGGGAGGAGATGACACGTGCCACTTCCCTGCGCACGGGATCTGACAATGCGATTTACGACAGCTTCAACAATGACCCTCGTATCCGAAGCGGTCTGGAGGCTGGCATGCGGCTTTTTGGAGGCCAGGGGGCCGGAGCACCTGGAGCCAACTCGATTGGTAAAGCGACTCGCTACGGCTATGCCAATGACAGCACCCCTGACAGCAACAGCCGCGCAGGCATCGGGGCCTGGGTAAGCCCGCAAGAACAGGCTCGAATCAAGGCGGGTGAGGATACGCCTAACCGATTGCGCTCCGGTGATCTGGCTTTGTCGCCGGACGTGGAGCGGGCGATGCGCATGGCTGGCATCAAGCCGGGGCAGACGTTGGCCCTGCAATACGCCGATGGCTCCGAGCATGTCGGACGCTGGATGGACCGCACCGCGACGTCATATCAGGGCAAGGCTCTAACGGGCCGCTTTGACATCTATGATCCCGATGGCAGCCATGCTGCGCGCGATGGACATCCCGTGGTGAGCTTTAAGCGCGCTGGGGATGATACGGCCGCACCCATCGGAGCCAGCCAGGTGCAGACGATGCGCGATGCTGAATCCGTGCTGGATGCCTATGAGGCAGCCACGGAGTATGTGCAGAAGTTCACCCGCCAGGATAGCCGTGGCAATCTGGTGCTCGATCCCCGCGCGCAACCCATCGCTGAACAGGCCCTTGCCATGGAGACGGCCATCAAGGCGAATCCCATGCTGTCGGGAATGGCGCAGCAGCGTGTGAATCAACGGCAAGAAGAAGCGGCTCAAAAAGCGGTGTCCAGCATCATGACTTTCCATCAGCCAGGCCAGTTCGAGGACTTCCGCGCCCGCCAGCCTGGAGCCTTCCATGTGCTGCAACGCTGGGACATGGGACAAGACGTGCCACGTGAACACAAGATGCAGGCAGTGCAGATGCTGCAAGCGCATGCGGCTAACTACAAGCCTGGGCAGAATGCTGCTAAGGCCTTACCCGCGTCTGCATTGACGATGCTTCAGACCATTGGGAAAGCGCAGGCGATGCCGCGCCCACAAGGGAAACAGGATCCTTCCGACCCGAAGAAGGTCATGGAGCCCGATGCTAAAGCGATGGCTGAATGGGAGGCGGCTCAAGCCGAGGCTGCGGGTGCCGGAACAGCCCTGGCCGCCATGGCGATGTATGACCCCTCGGTGGCAGAGGTGTATCAGCGCGTGTTCGCTCCGAAGAAACAGCAGCCAGGACCGAAAGGGCCGGAGGGAAATCAGACGCCTGCACCTGCAACCTCAGATGACAGCGGCCTCACCGTTGACGAGTTGCTTGACCGTAAAAAGAAATCTGCGGAAGCTCAACTGGAGCTCGCCAAGATGGACGATGTCACCGCAAGTGTGAACACGCTGGCCGCTGAACTCTCCAAGGAACATGGCGT is a genomic window of Prosthecobacter debontii containing:
- a CDS encoding DUF6445 family protein; this translates as MNNALTILDDFFPEYEAIRAFALTHDFDQAPEYDGHKYPGFAPIKDPRFGEYLAGLLSEVTGCRVGIRMACFTAGRENFETVQWIHADTLCSSHAGVVYLFDRPGYGTAFWRHRELGEDSLTRASRECLNAEALAARLQHDGQTEAAWQRTDYADSRKNRLIFYPSDRFHSRYPQQAFGDAPDNCRLTLAIFFDILP